In a genomic window of Colias croceus chromosome 20, ilColCroc2.1:
- the LOC123701071 gene encoding uncharacterized protein LOC123701071: MIRGNKRQATGSPSPPSPHYEELHSTIQNIIRLEFSEIQAQLNSTITSTIQKELIPVRDEMKEIIQSMQFMNAKFEEIERMQKSSTELIKRLETENSELKSSIENLSIRINNIEQQSRSNNLEIQCLPENKNENLINTINQLGQIINCPIQEKDIFHCSRVAKINTSSTRPRSVVVQLASTRLRDQILAAVIKFNQNNPQEKLNSAHLGYSAKKSPVYVVEHLSPANKVLHAATRIKAKEIGYKFVWIRNGKIFVRKSEGTEYVVIKNKNSLSKLK; encoded by the coding sequence ATGATTAGAGGAAATAAAAGACAAGCTACTGGGTCTCCGTCACCTCCGTCACCACATTATGAAGAATTACATTCTACTATCCAAAATATAATCAGACTGGAATTCAGCGAGATTCAAGCGCAACTAAATAGCACCATTACCTCCACAATTCAAAAAGAACTTATACCAGTCAGAGACGAAATGAAAGAAATCATACAATCAATGCAATTTATgaatgcaaaatttgaagaaaTCGAAAGGATGCAAAAGTCTTCTACTGAATTAATAAAGAGATTGGAAACAGAAAATAGTGAGCTAAAATCTTCAATCGAGAACCTCTCTATACGTATTAATAACATAGAACAACAGTCGCGCTCGAACAACTTAGAGATACAATGCCTTCCTGAAAACAAAAATGAGAACCTTATCAATACAATCAATCAGCTGggtcaaataataaattgtccAATCCAAGAGAAGGATATATTTCATTGCTCACGTGTGGCCAAAATCAATACATCCAGTACTCGTCCGCGTTCTGTAGTGGTGCAACTTGCTTCAACCAGGCTCCGTGATCAAATTCTTGCTGcagtaattaaatttaaccaAAACAACCCTCAAGAGAAACTTAATTCTGCTCATCTGGGATACTCCGCGAAGAAATCGCCAGTCTACGTTGTGGAACATCTATCCCCAGCAAACAAGGTTTTGCATGCAGCTACAAGAATCAAGGCCAAGGAAATAGGCTATAAGTTTGTCTGGATAAGAAacggtaaaatttttgttaggAAAAGCGAAGGCACTGAATATGTGGTAATTAAGAACAAGAACAGtctaagtaaattaaaatag